One Gordonia sp. SID5947 genomic region harbors:
- a CDS encoding BadF/BadG/BcrA/BcrD ATPase family protein produces the protein MARRILLDGGQTGTRVRIVGQTSSTDHAAGPIRTDRPVVPQIARAASEILAAAGSSVDELAAGVSGLTPDATRPEELRDAVADLGIGSVALAHDSVSAYLAANGLSLGAVTAVGTGVVTLGVGRSGTARVDGWGHLVGDAGSAYWIGRAGLEAALRSFDGRGPETRLESSARERFGPLPELYMALQGDSDRVRRTAGFAKAVDDAARAGDQVALAINDRAAAELAASVSAALRRSGHRRDEQARVSWMGQVLTRNEQIRTRFVELLGGAVPGVAVEAPHGEPLDGVGLLLDLPSGHPLTGQVHRA, from the coding sequence ATGGCACGACGTATCCTGCTCGACGGTGGGCAGACCGGGACTCGCGTGCGGATCGTCGGTCAGACGTCGAGCACCGATCACGCCGCGGGACCAATCCGGACCGACCGGCCGGTGGTCCCGCAGATCGCCCGTGCGGCAAGCGAAATACTCGCTGCGGCAGGAAGTTCGGTGGACGAATTGGCGGCAGGCGTCTCAGGGCTCACCCCGGACGCGACGCGCCCGGAGGAGCTTCGAGACGCGGTGGCCGACCTCGGCATCGGTTCGGTCGCGCTGGCCCACGACTCGGTGTCGGCGTACCTCGCGGCCAACGGCCTGTCGCTCGGCGCCGTGACGGCGGTGGGCACCGGTGTCGTCACCCTCGGGGTCGGCCGGTCCGGCACCGCGCGTGTGGACGGCTGGGGCCACCTGGTCGGCGATGCCGGGAGCGCATATTGGATCGGACGGGCAGGTCTCGAGGCGGCCCTGCGCTCCTTCGACGGCCGAGGGCCCGAAACCCGACTCGAGTCGTCGGCGCGCGAACGGTTCGGACCGCTGCCCGAGCTCTACATGGCGTTGCAGGGAGACAGCGATCGGGTGCGTCGTACCGCCGGATTCGCCAAGGCGGTCGACGATGCGGCCCGCGCCGGTGACCAGGTCGCTCTCGCGATCAACGACCGGGCGGCCGCTGAGCTGGCCGCCTCGGTCTCGGCCGCACTGCGCCGCAGCGGGCACCGGCGCGACGAGCAGGCGCGGGTCAGCTGGATGGGTCAGGTGCTGACCCGCAACGAGCAGATCCGAACACGGTTCGTCGAACTGCTCGGCGGCGCAGTGCCGGGTGTCGCCGTCGAGGCGCCGCATGGCGAACCACTCGACGGCGTCGGGCTGCTGCTCGACCTACCGTCGGGACATCCGCTGACCGGCCAGGTGCACCGCGCGTAA
- a CDS encoding PIG-L family deacetylase produces MAPPRLLFVHAHPDDESLWTGGAIARHTSRGGDADLVVCTWAAGTGRHTELVEAARTLGLPRPPIMLGYADDRVPDSAPDSVRFCSAPLDAQVRTLVEHIRRLRPDAVVTYDAIGVYGHPDHVHAHRLATVAADAAASGGLYRSAGEAWRVRSMYFVTIAQWMVDDVQHDLFADLPPKYLPGTPEDDVDLVLDVSQWRDRKADAIFCHRTELDRSRTMKALMSLPPERRSRLLGTECFLRRDLVPGGVDLE; encoded by the coding sequence ATGGCTCCTCCTCGTCTGTTGTTCGTGCACGCGCACCCCGACGACGAATCGCTGTGGACCGGCGGCGCCATCGCCCGCCACACTTCCCGAGGGGGCGACGCCGACCTGGTCGTGTGTACCTGGGCCGCGGGCACCGGACGGCACACGGAGTTGGTGGAGGCCGCCCGAACACTCGGACTTCCGCGCCCTCCGATCATGCTCGGTTATGCCGATGACCGCGTGCCCGACTCCGCACCGGATTCCGTGCGATTCTGTTCGGCACCCCTCGACGCCCAGGTACGGACGCTGGTGGAGCACATCCGGCGCCTACGCCCGGACGCCGTCGTCACCTACGACGCGATCGGCGTCTACGGCCACCCCGATCACGTGCACGCACACCGGCTCGCCACCGTGGCGGCCGACGCCGCCGCATCAGGCGGGCTGTACCGATCAGCGGGCGAAGCCTGGCGGGTGCGTTCCATGTACTTCGTGACGATCGCCCAGTGGATGGTCGACGACGTGCAGCACGATCTCTTCGCCGACCTGCCGCCGAAGTATCTGCCGGGCACCCCGGAGGACGATGTCGACCTGGTGCTCGACGTCTCGCAGTGGCGCGACCGCAAGGCGGATGCCATTTTCTGTCATCGAACCGAACTCGACCGCAGCCGGACGATGAAAGCCCTGATGAGCCTCCCGCCCGAGCGGCGCAGCCGCCTGCTGGGGACCGAGTGCTTCCTACGTCGTGACCTCGTCCCCGGTGGCGTCGACCTCGAGTGA
- a CDS encoding carboxymuconolactone decarboxylase family protein gives MARIGDFADDDIIGWLGLSPALGGALGSYADAVYNKSRLDPRTRELARMVIAGHNECAVCRNTRAEASGLDEEFYRHVGEWATWPGYSDGERVAADFAHRFATDHIGLREDEHFWERCCTVLSDELVVDLALSCALWLGQGRALRVLDVGQACRLSI, from the coding sequence ATGGCACGGATCGGCGACTTCGCAGACGACGACATCATCGGGTGGCTCGGCCTCTCGCCGGCGCTCGGAGGTGCGCTCGGCTCCTATGCCGACGCGGTCTACAACAAGAGCCGGCTCGACCCGCGCACTCGCGAGCTGGCACGAATGGTGATCGCGGGTCACAACGAATGCGCCGTGTGCCGCAACACCCGCGCCGAGGCCAGCGGGCTCGACGAAGAGTTCTATCGTCATGTCGGCGAGTGGGCCACCTGGCCCGGGTACTCCGATGGTGAACGCGTCGCAGCGGACTTCGCCCATCGATTCGCGACCGATCACATAGGTCTGCGCGAAGACGAGCACTTCTGGGAACGGTGTTGCACCGTCCTGTCGGACGAACTGGTCGTCGATCTGGCGTTGTCGTGCGCGTTGTGGCTGGGTCAGGGACGCGCCCTCCGCGTTCTGGACGTGGGCCAGGCGTGCCGATTGTCGATCTGA
- the recD gene encoding exodeoxyribonuclease V subunit alpha, with translation MTITQSDGTSGRDPEGSRPVRTTSDPRTVASGDGTLGLLNSRGVLDAADVHVTRRLVLLSGGHVSDAAQIATALAVRAVRQGSTCLAIGRVPEIGADDAAVAEVLPSPDELERALVDCVLVRGGETGPLRPLVLATSDDGPLLYLRKYFRQEELIRSVLGERRASRPDVDVSDVTSAVEAVFGPADPGDADLQRIAAQMAAVSWTLVVAGGPGTGKTYTVARILAVLDRLAGGSARIGLCAPTGRAAAQLQAAVSADEAAPRSVHAVTVHSLLGWRPGSAPRFGRGNKLPHDVVVVDETSMLSMTAMSKLLDAVRPDARVILVGDPHQLASVEAGAVLADLVDRDDAAAPTPIPRGVLDEDVMSTISDRDRVERGVVTLRRGHRFGGGIARVAAAINRGDTDSVLDLVGDPSLADVTLVAADDLDEVRTDVVAWGTALRAAAMAADADGALDALDGHRVLCAHREGVWGVQGWSHRVVEWLADVPDHPPHLSLDSTSREAGQPILVTATDRQAGTFNGDSGVVVRTGRAEGTLAAPEPDTDALKVVFRRGAQIFALHPTQLADAVPMYAMTIHRSQGSQFDGVTVILPPEGSELLTRELLYTAVTRARRRVRIVGSPEILAAAVARRVQRASGLRSPIRVVEAPEAT, from the coding sequence ATGACCATCACGCAGTCCGACGGAACGAGCGGACGGGACCCAGAGGGGTCGCGGCCGGTCCGCACCACGTCCGATCCCCGGACGGTTGCCTCAGGAGATGGCACGCTGGGACTCCTGAACTCCCGGGGTGTGCTCGACGCCGCGGACGTCCATGTCACCCGACGCCTCGTGCTGCTGAGTGGTGGACACGTGAGCGACGCCGCGCAGATCGCGACGGCGTTGGCGGTGCGGGCTGTGCGACAGGGGTCGACGTGCCTGGCCATCGGACGGGTCCCGGAGATCGGCGCCGACGACGCTGCCGTCGCCGAGGTGCTGCCGTCGCCCGACGAGCTGGAACGAGCGTTGGTGGACTGTGTCCTGGTTCGCGGTGGCGAGACCGGACCCTTGCGGCCGCTGGTCCTCGCCACCTCAGACGACGGTCCGTTGCTCTACTTGCGGAAGTACTTTCGCCAGGAGGAACTGATCCGCTCGGTGCTGGGCGAACGCCGTGCGTCCCGCCCCGATGTCGATGTGTCCGACGTGACGTCGGCTGTGGAAGCGGTCTTCGGCCCGGCGGATCCCGGCGACGCGGATCTACAGCGCATCGCGGCCCAGATGGCTGCCGTCAGTTGGACACTGGTGGTCGCGGGTGGGCCGGGCACAGGCAAGACATACACGGTCGCCAGGATCCTGGCGGTGTTGGATCGGCTCGCCGGGGGAAGTGCCCGAATCGGGCTCTGCGCGCCGACGGGTCGAGCGGCGGCTCAATTGCAGGCGGCGGTGTCGGCCGACGAGGCCGCGCCGCGATCGGTGCACGCGGTGACCGTGCACTCGTTGCTGGGCTGGCGTCCGGGATCGGCTCCACGGTTCGGCAGAGGCAACAAGCTCCCACACGATGTCGTCGTGGTGGACGAGACCTCGATGTTGTCGATGACTGCGATGAGCAAACTGCTCGACGCGGTGCGCCCGGACGCCCGGGTGATCCTGGTCGGCGATCCACATCAGCTCGCGTCGGTCGAGGCGGGCGCGGTCCTTGCCGATCTCGTCGATCGTGATGACGCGGCGGCCCCCACTCCGATTCCGCGCGGGGTTCTCGACGAGGACGTGATGTCGACGATCTCCGACCGCGACCGGGTCGAACGCGGTGTCGTCACGCTGCGTCGGGGGCACCGGTTCGGGGGCGGCATAGCCAGGGTGGCCGCGGCCATCAACCGCGGAGATACGGACTCCGTTCTCGACCTGGTCGGCGATCCGTCCCTCGCGGACGTGACCCTGGTCGCAGCCGATGACCTCGATGAGGTGCGTACCGATGTCGTGGCCTGGGGAACCGCCCTGCGCGCCGCCGCGATGGCGGCCGATGCGGACGGTGCGCTCGACGCCCTCGACGGGCACCGGGTGCTGTGTGCACACCGGGAGGGTGTCTGGGGCGTCCAGGGATGGTCGCACCGGGTCGTCGAATGGCTGGCGGACGTCCCGGACCACCCACCGCATCTGTCGCTCGACTCGACATCACGCGAGGCCGGTCAGCCCATTCTGGTCACCGCGACCGACCGGCAGGCGGGCACGTTCAACGGCGACAGTGGGGTGGTGGTCCGGACGGGCCGTGCCGAGGGAACCCTTGCTGCCCCGGAGCCGGACACCGATGCGCTGAAGGTCGTGTTCCGGCGCGGCGCGCAGATCTTCGCATTGCATCCGACTCAACTCGCGGATGCGGTGCCGATGTATGCGATGACGATCCACCGGAGCCAGGGCAGCCAGTTCGACGGTGTGACCGTCATCCTGCCGCCGGAGGGGTCCGAACTGCTCACCCGCGAGTTGCTCTACACCGCTGTCACCCGCGCTCGACGACGGGTCCGTATCGTCGGGTCTCCGGAGATTCTGGCCGCCGCCGTCGCGCGTCGTGTGCAGCGTGCCAGCGGGCTGCGGTCACCGATCCGGGTCGTGGAGGCGCCCGAAGCGACCTGA
- the htpG gene encoding molecular chaperone HtpG, which produces MSGQTEVREFQAETRQLLDLMVHSVYSNKDSFLRELISNASDALDKVRLESLQDKSLEVDTSDLHIQLDADREARTLTVRDNGIGMSRDDVIGLIGTLARSGTAELRRKLAEVKDAAASEELIGQFGIGFYSTFMVADRVTLVTRHAGEDTGTRWESTGDGTYTLDEVVDAPQGTSVTLALKPVDTDDHLYDYTDPAKLRQLVKRYSDFIAWPIRMDVEKTVPAPETDGDDDTEAEPTTEIVSETINSQKALWAKSSDEVTEQEYHEFYRHVSHAWDEPLEVITLKAEGTFEYQALLFIPTQAPFDLFMRERTSGVQLYVKRVFIMDDCEELIPEYLRFVKGVVDASDLSLNVSREILQQDRQIRAIRRRLTKRVISTVSDMRGSRPDDYRTFWQNFGRVWKEGLVNDLDNRDAVLKASSFESTDSAEDLTTLADYVARLRGGQDTIYYMTGETRQQIENSPHIEAFRAKGIEVLLLTDPVDEMWVTSGLEFEGKSFTSIAKGAVDLDDVDAASTDDADTEKAKADKEKQAEEFSGLLDWLAETLSEDVNEARISSRLTESAACLVGDTFSMSPQLEKLYRASGQELPKTKRALEINAGHPLIAGLNDAFRSSDDHEPLTATAKLIYGMAVIAEGGELGDPAEFAKLLAGTLTESLGSAS; this is translated from the coding sequence GTGAGTGGTCAAACAGAGGTTCGCGAGTTCCAGGCCGAGACCCGGCAGCTGCTGGATCTCATGGTCCATTCGGTCTACTCGAACAAGGACAGCTTCCTACGTGAACTGATCTCCAACGCATCCGACGCGCTCGACAAGGTCCGATTGGAATCGCTCCAGGACAAGAGCCTCGAGGTGGACACCTCCGATCTGCACATTCAGTTGGACGCCGATCGGGAAGCCCGCACCCTCACGGTGCGCGACAACGGCATCGGCATGTCGCGCGACGACGTCATCGGACTGATCGGCACGCTCGCTCGCTCCGGCACCGCCGAGCTCCGGCGCAAGCTGGCCGAGGTCAAGGATGCGGCTGCCTCCGAGGAGTTGATCGGACAGTTCGGCATCGGTTTCTACTCGACCTTCATGGTCGCCGACCGGGTCACCCTGGTCACCCGTCACGCCGGCGAGGACACCGGGACCCGATGGGAATCGACAGGCGACGGCACGTACACGCTCGACGAGGTGGTCGACGCACCGCAGGGGACCTCTGTGACCCTCGCGCTGAAGCCGGTGGACACCGACGATCATCTGTACGACTACACCGACCCGGCCAAGTTGCGTCAGCTCGTCAAGCGCTACTCGGACTTCATCGCGTGGCCGATCCGGATGGACGTGGAGAAGACGGTCCCCGCGCCGGAGACCGATGGTGACGACGACACCGAGGCCGAGCCGACCACCGAGATCGTCAGCGAGACCATCAACTCGCAGAAGGCGTTGTGGGCCAAATCCTCCGACGAGGTGACCGAGCAGGAGTACCACGAGTTCTACCGTCACGTCAGTCACGCCTGGGATGAGCCGCTCGAGGTCATCACGCTGAAGGCGGAGGGCACCTTCGAGTACCAGGCGCTGCTCTTCATCCCGACGCAGGCGCCCTTCGACCTGTTCATGCGGGAACGGACCTCGGGCGTTCAGCTCTACGTCAAGCGCGTCTTCATCATGGACGACTGCGAGGAGCTCATCCCGGAGTACCTCCGCTTCGTGAAGGGCGTGGTCGACGCGTCCGACCTGTCGCTCAACGTCTCGCGAGAGATCCTGCAGCAGGACCGCCAGATCAGGGCGATCCGTCGCCGACTCACCAAGCGAGTGATCTCGACGGTCAGCGACATGCGCGGCTCGCGGCCGGATGACTACCGCACGTTCTGGCAGAACTTCGGCCGGGTGTGGAAGGAGGGGCTGGTCAACGACCTCGACAATCGAGATGCCGTCCTCAAGGCGTCGTCGTTCGAGTCGACGGATTCCGCTGAGGATCTCACCACGCTGGCCGACTATGTCGCGCGGCTGCGCGGTGGGCAGGACACCATCTATTACATGACGGGCGAGACCCGCCAGCAGATCGAGAACTCACCGCACATCGAGGCGTTTCGTGCGAAGGGGATCGAGGTCCTCCTGCTGACCGATCCGGTGGACGAGATGTGGGTGACCAGCGGTCTGGAGTTCGAGGGCAAGTCCTTCACCTCGATCGCCAAGGGTGCGGTGGACCTCGACGATGTCGATGCCGCGTCGACCGACGACGCCGACACCGAAAAAGCCAAGGCGGACAAGGAAAAGCAGGCCGAGGAGTTCTCGGGCCTGCTGGACTGGCTCGCCGAGACCCTCTCCGAGGATGTCAACGAGGCTCGTATCTCGTCCCGGCTCACGGAGTCGGCGGCATGCCTGGTCGGCGACACGTTCTCGATGTCGCCGCAGCTGGAGAAGCTCTATCGTGCGTCGGGGCAGGAGCTACCGAAGACGAAGCGGGCCCTCGAGATCAACGCGGGTCATCCGCTGATCGCCGGTTTGAACGACGCCTTCCGGTCCTCCGACGACCACGAGCCCCTCACTGCGACAGCGAAATTGATCTATGGAATGGCGGTGATCGCCGAGGGAGGTGAGCTCGGCGATCCGGCCGAGTTCGCCAAGTTGCTCGCAGGCACACTGACCGAGTCGCTCGGTTCCGCGTCCTGA
- a CDS encoding crotonase/enoyl-CoA hydratase family protein, translated as MNDQQWNAFEVSISEFVAEVTLTGPGKGNAMGPDFWRELPEICAQLDRDDDVRAIVLTGAGSHFSYGLDLPAMAGDLGTVLAEGAKARPRTEFHDMVRRMQGAISAVADCRKPVVAAVSGWCIGGGVDLISAADIRYAAADAKFSVREVKVAMVADVGSFARLPQIIGDGHLRELALTGKDIDADHALRIGLVNDVLPDRDGVLAAARATAAEIAANPPLVVQGVKSVLDHSRRPAVDDSLRYVAAWNSAFLPSDDLTEAISAVFEKRPPEFRGA; from the coding sequence ATGAACGATCAACAGTGGAATGCGTTCGAGGTCTCGATCTCCGAGTTCGTCGCGGAGGTGACCTTGACAGGGCCGGGTAAGGGCAACGCGATGGGGCCTGATTTCTGGCGCGAACTCCCCGAGATCTGTGCGCAGCTCGATCGTGACGACGACGTGCGCGCGATCGTCCTGACCGGAGCGGGATCTCACTTCTCCTACGGTCTCGACCTTCCGGCGATGGCGGGCGACCTCGGAACGGTGCTCGCCGAAGGCGCCAAAGCGCGTCCGCGGACCGAGTTCCACGACATGGTGCGTCGCATGCAGGGCGCGATCTCGGCCGTGGCCGACTGCCGCAAGCCCGTCGTGGCGGCGGTGTCGGGCTGGTGCATCGGTGGCGGCGTCGACCTGATCAGTGCAGCCGACATCCGGTATGCGGCTGCCGACGCCAAGTTCAGCGTGCGCGAGGTCAAGGTGGCCATGGTCGCCGATGTCGGCAGCTTCGCACGCCTGCCCCAGATCATCGGCGACGGACATCTGCGTGAACTCGCGCTGACCGGCAAGGACATCGACGCCGATCACGCGTTGCGGATCGGACTGGTGAACGATGTCCTACCGGATCGCGACGGCGTGCTGGCCGCGGCGCGAGCGACCGCAGCCGAGATCGCCGCGAATCCGCCGTTGGTGGTGCAGGGCGTGAAGTCGGTGCTCGATCACAGCCGGCGCCCGGCCGTCGACGACAGCCTCCGGTACGTCGCGGCGTGGAACTCTGCCTTCCTGCCGAGCGACGACCTCACCGAAGCCATCAGCGCCGTGTTCGAGAAGCGGCCCCCGGAGTTCCGGGGCGCCTGA
- a CDS encoding UvrD-helicase domain-containing protein — translation MTPAPTAFDVTAELPDGTTVLEASAGTGKTFAIVGLGARFIAEGVPIDKLLLVTFSRAATAELRERMRERVAELVRALQDPTRCRTADDPLVRHLGAGTDAEVTVRRERLVRALSDFDASTIATTHTFCNRMLDALGFLGERELVHEIVEDVDDLVDEAALDTYIRGYAGSDRPEISLADARSIARDAVRQPAAALAPTVDDLGGATGDEATVATRRVRFAARVRQIIEDRKRLSRLRTYDDLQMILFRIVTDPVVGPAACERIRSVFEAVLVDEFQDTDPQQWEIVRRCFHGHRTLVLVGDPKQSIYGFRGAEVLSYLQAVGSADTLRALDVNRRSDGDLVDALGRLYGGAELGHRDIVVRPVSADRSGSRIDGMSPVRLRAFPRKAFPVTGRSGFAAVGAVRDRVIADVARDIAGLLASGTAIEVDGVVRPVEPGDIAVLVTLNKTIEPLQRHLQDHGVAAVIGSGTSVFHTAAARHWLAVIRAIEQPARADLVRLAALSPLVGRAPEDLSADDGSDTAALAETLHGLGRVFDEGGFAAMSQRLMNRMGVAERVLAAEDGERALTDLLQVASLCNAEVMETSCGVSALIEWLADRIADTTRWQRHEDQTRRLDRDTEAVQIMTVHRSKGLQFPIVYVPFAWDGTRNSNRATFTYHDDSGARILDVGGKEAPGYQARWRRHESESAGEELRLLYVALTRAQSQVVIWWAPAYFTKNSALHRLLFGRKPDTATVPESFDVPDDDTCGRVLTGYGGADGLIRVEVAGRDGADSAAQRPPARPRSGLAVALFDRAIDQSWRRTSYSAIVAAAGHHAHQPALASGSEAADGLIADEPAEAVDGTAVTAQPVEGTASLMNGMPFGAAFGTLVHEVLEYVDTDAADISAHVRELCTAAIEARMVDVDVDRLTAALVGVLTTPLGFGDLWQVRPVDRLAELDFEFPLTAESATATPPPGVAMASIADLMDRHLPADDPLVDYGARLREMPPQRIRGFLTGSIDSVLRTPDNRFVVVDYKTNRLRPGDLAAEDFDRDAMAAEMMGANYPLQALLYSVALHRYLRWRLRGYDAAEHLGPVQYHFVRGMVGPDTPPGCGVFEWKVPARLVEELSDLLAKGTA, via the coding sequence ATGACGCCGGCACCGACCGCATTCGATGTGACGGCTGAGTTGCCGGACGGCACCACGGTTCTGGAGGCGAGCGCCGGAACCGGGAAGACCTTTGCGATCGTGGGTTTGGGCGCGCGGTTCATCGCCGAGGGCGTGCCGATCGACAAGTTGCTGCTCGTCACCTTCAGCCGTGCGGCAACCGCGGAGTTGCGCGAACGGATGCGCGAGCGGGTCGCCGAACTCGTTCGGGCGCTTCAAGATCCGACGCGGTGTCGAACGGCCGACGATCCGCTCGTTCGTCATCTGGGTGCCGGCACCGACGCCGAGGTGACCGTGCGTCGGGAGCGTCTGGTGCGGGCGCTGTCGGACTTCGACGCATCGACGATCGCGACCACACACACCTTCTGCAACCGGATGCTCGACGCCTTGGGATTCCTCGGCGAACGCGAACTCGTCCACGAGATCGTCGAGGACGTCGACGATCTCGTGGACGAGGCCGCCCTCGATACCTACATCCGCGGGTATGCGGGGTCCGATCGCCCGGAGATCTCGCTCGCCGACGCCAGGTCGATCGCGCGTGACGCGGTTCGTCAGCCGGCCGCCGCCCTGGCTCCGACGGTCGACGACCTCGGCGGTGCAACCGGAGACGAGGCGACGGTCGCGACCCGACGCGTGCGGTTCGCGGCCCGCGTGCGGCAGATCATCGAAGACCGCAAGCGGTTGTCGCGTCTACGCACCTACGACGATCTCCAGATGATCCTGTTCCGGATCGTCACCGACCCGGTGGTGGGACCGGCCGCGTGTGAACGGATCCGGTCGGTTTTCGAGGCCGTATTGGTCGACGAGTTCCAGGACACCGACCCGCAGCAGTGGGAGATCGTCCGGCGGTGTTTCCACGGTCATCGCACGCTTGTGCTGGTGGGTGACCCCAAGCAGTCGATCTACGGATTCCGCGGTGCCGAGGTCCTGAGTTATCTGCAGGCGGTCGGTTCGGCCGACACCCTTCGTGCGCTCGATGTGAACCGCCGTTCCGACGGTGATCTGGTCGATGCCCTCGGGCGCTTGTACGGCGGTGCGGAACTGGGGCATCGCGACATCGTGGTTCGTCCGGTGAGTGCCGACCGCTCCGGCAGCCGGATCGACGGGATGTCGCCGGTCCGGCTGAGGGCGTTCCCGCGCAAGGCATTCCCGGTCACCGGACGCAGCGGGTTCGCGGCGGTCGGGGCCGTGCGGGACCGCGTGATCGCCGATGTCGCCCGGGATATCGCCGGGTTGCTGGCCTCGGGCACGGCCATCGAGGTCGACGGGGTGGTGCGCCCGGTCGAACCCGGCGATATCGCGGTGCTCGTCACGCTGAACAAGACGATCGAGCCTCTGCAACGCCATCTGCAGGATCATGGGGTGGCAGCGGTCATCGGGTCCGGTACCAGCGTCTTCCACACCGCGGCCGCGCGGCACTGGCTCGCCGTGATCCGGGCGATAGAACAGCCGGCCCGCGCCGACCTCGTCCGGCTGGCCGCACTCAGCCCACTGGTCGGCCGAGCCCCCGAGGACCTGTCCGCCGACGACGGATCCGACACCGCCGCATTGGCCGAGACCCTGCACGGGCTCGGCCGGGTGTTCGACGAGGGTGGATTCGCCGCGATGTCACAACGTCTGATGAATCGCATGGGGGTTGCCGAGCGGGTGCTCGCGGCCGAGGACGGCGAACGGGCATTGACCGACCTCCTCCAGGTGGCTTCCCTGTGCAACGCCGAGGTCATGGAGACTTCGTGTGGTGTGAGCGCGTTGATCGAATGGCTCGCCGACCGGATCGCGGACACCACCCGGTGGCAGCGGCACGAGGACCAGACCCGACGGCTCGACCGAGACACCGAGGCCGTGCAGATCATGACGGTGCACCGGAGCAAGGGATTGCAGTTCCCGATCGTGTACGTGCCGTTCGCCTGGGACGGCACACGGAATTCCAACCGTGCGACCTTCACCTACCACGATGATTCGGGCGCCCGCATCCTCGACGTGGGCGGCAAGGAAGCGCCCGGCTATCAGGCGCGGTGGCGACGGCACGAGAGCGAGTCGGCGGGTGAAGAGCTACGCCTGCTGTACGTCGCGCTCACCCGTGCGCAGTCGCAAGTGGTGATCTGGTGGGCGCCTGCGTACTTCACGAAGAACTCGGCACTGCATCGGCTCCTGTTCGGCCGCAAGCCGGATACCGCGACCGTGCCGGAGAGCTTCGATGTCCCTGACGATGACACATGTGGTCGTGTACTCACCGGCTACGGTGGTGCCGATGGCCTCATCCGGGTGGAGGTGGCGGGCCGCGACGGCGCCGACTCCGCGGCACAGCGCCCACCCGCGCGTCCGCGGAGCGGATTGGCCGTTGCCCTGTTCGACCGTGCCATCGATCAGAGTTGGCGTCGCACTTCGTATTCGGCGATCGTCGCCGCCGCCGGTCATCACGCCCATCAACCGGCGCTGGCGTCCGGTAGCGAGGCGGCGGACGGTCTGATCGCCGACGAACCGGCGGAGGCGGTGGACGGCACTGCGGTCACCGCACAACCGGTCGAGGGCACTGCATCTCTGATGAACGGCATGCCGTTCGGTGCGGCGTTCGGCACCCTGGTCCATGAGGTACTCGAATACGTCGACACCGATGCCGCCGACATCAGCGCGCACGTGCGCGAACTCTGTACCGCCGCGATCGAGGCTCGGATGGTCGACGTCGATGTCGACCGCTTGACGGCAGCGCTGGTGGGCGTGCTCACCACGCCATTGGGGTTCGGCGATCTCTGGCAGGTCCGCCCCGTCGACCGGTTGGCCGAGCTGGACTTCGAGTTCCCCCTCACGGCCGAATCGGCGACGGCGACGCCTCCGCCCGGCGTCGCGATGGCCTCGATAGCCGATCTGATGGACCGTCACCTCCCCGCCGACGACCCCCTCGTCGACTACGGTGCGCGGCTCCGGGAGATGCCACCGCAACGGATACGTGGTTTCCTCACCGGGAGCATCGATTCGGTGCTGCGCACCCCCGACAACCGCTTCGTGGTGGTCGATTACAAGACCAACAGATTGCGGCCCGGCGACCTGGCCGCAGAAGACTTCGACCGCGATGCGATGGCCGCAGAGATGATGGGCGCCAATTATCCGCTTCAGGCTCTGCTGTATTCGGTTGCGCTTCATCGATATCTGCGGTGGCGACTGCGCGGCTACGACGCCGCAGAACATCTCGGGCCCGTGCAGTACCACTTCGTCCGGGGCATGGTCGGTCCCGACACCCCGCCCGGGTGCGGTGTCTTCGAATGGAAGGTCCCGGCCCGGTTGGTCGAGGAGCTCTCGGACCTGCTCGCGAAGGGGACGGCATGA
- a CDS encoding nitroreductase family deazaflavin-dependent oxidoreductase, which translates to MGALTPLAIKIGSISWMPRLLPQIVVVDSAVQRITGQKYGLLDIGGLPNITLRVAGRRSGVVRSTRLLAVPTENGWLIAGSYFGGPRMPQWVFNLRSADTAEVGHHGQYETVTWRELDGDERGKAWARMVEVWPNFDLYVARTEREIPVFLLEPVALV; encoded by the coding sequence ATGGGCGCCCTCACGCCGTTGGCGATCAAGATCGGTTCCATCAGTTGGATGCCACGACTGCTACCGCAGATCGTCGTGGTCGACAGTGCGGTGCAACGGATCACCGGCCAGAAGTACGGTTTGCTCGACATCGGTGGACTGCCGAACATCACGCTGCGGGTCGCCGGCAGACGCAGTGGGGTGGTGCGGTCGACCCGCCTGCTGGCGGTGCCGACCGAGAACGGCTGGCTGATCGCCGGATCGTATTTCGGGGGGCCACGTATGCCGCAGTGGGTCTTCAATCTGCGCTCCGCGGACACCGCCGAGGTCGGCCATCATGGGCAGTACGAGACGGTGACGTGGCGCGAGCTCGACGGCGACGAACGCGGCAAGGCGTGGGCGAGGATGGTCGAGGTCTGGCCCAACTTCGACCTCTACGTCGCACGAACAGAGCGTGAGATCCCGGTCTTCCTGCTCGAGCCGGTCGCTCTGGTCTGA